A genomic stretch from Pontivivens ytuae includes:
- the thpR gene encoding RNA 2',3'-cyclic phosphodiesterase: protein MRLFVAIPVEGAARAEMERFAEGLEGRVVDPDHWHITLAFLDDQPEEVAEEVALTLGAIEVFPFIWRVSGAGVFGGNQPRNVHAAIDPSEQLVGLRDRVRRAVRQSGVTLRQERFVPHVTLARFNARLPGVGLDRWLAQRAAVSLGPFPAERFVLYSSELTPEGPVYSELVEYPLALDHTIL, encoded by the coding sequence ATGCGCCTCTTCGTCGCGATCCCGGTGGAGGGCGCGGCGCGCGCCGAGATGGAGCGCTTTGCCGAGGGGCTGGAGGGCCGCGTGGTCGATCCCGATCACTGGCACATCACCCTCGCCTTTCTCGACGATCAGCCCGAGGAGGTTGCGGAGGAGGTCGCGCTGACGCTCGGCGCCATCGAGGTCTTCCCGTTCATCTGGCGGGTGAGCGGCGCCGGGGTCTTCGGCGGCAACCAGCCGCGCAACGTCCACGCGGCGATCGATCCGTCTGAGCAACTGGTCGGTCTGCGGGATCGGGTGCGGCGGGCGGTGCGGCAGTCGGGCGTCACGCTGCGGCAGGAACGGTTCGTGCCGCATGTGACGCTCGCCCGCTTCAATGCGCGGCTGCCGGGGGTCGGGCTCGACCGGTGGCTGGCGCAGCGCGCGGCGGTCTCGCTCGGCCCGTTTCCGGCCGAGCGCTTCGTGCTCTATTCCTCCGAGCTCACGCCGGAGGGTCCGGTCTACTCGGAGCTGGTCGAGTACCCCTTGGCCCTCGACCACACCATTCTCTAG
- a CDS encoding DUF1127 domain-containing protein, with protein MFTTATLPHARTGTSIVDRIAARLVTMRTRAQLAKLDDHMLRDLGLTEGEALREARRPFWD; from the coding sequence ATGTTTACCACCGCCACCCTGCCCCACGCCCGCACCGGCACCTCGATAGTCGACCGGATCGCCGCCCGCCTCGTCACGATGCGGACCCGCGCACAGCTCGCCAAGCTCGACGATCACATGCTGCGCGACCTCGGCCTGACCGAAGGCGAGGCCCTGCGCGAAGCACGCCGCCCGTTCTGGGACTGA
- a CDS encoding NADPH:quinone oxidoreductase family protein, translating into MRAMRVHQLDGTLQLDEVEAPQPGTGEVAIAVAACGVNFADTLMVHGKYQEKPELPFAPGMEICGTIEAVGEGVKHLKKGMRVAALCGNGGFAEVAVAPAASCVPVPDNMPDAHVAAFLIAYGTSHVGLNYRARLKEGENLLVLGAAGGVGLTAVEIGKLMGANVIACARGAAKLEAAKEAGADHLLDSESADIREAVKALGGADVVYDPVGGAQFEAALRACNPEARLLPLGFASGDIPQIPANILLVKNLTVHGFYWGAYSRFKPQVLVESFQQLFTWYLEGKLKPHVSHEVPLERATEALELLTTRKATGKVVVTI; encoded by the coding sequence ATGCGCGCCATGCGTGTCCATCAACTGGACGGAACGCTGCAACTGGACGAGGTCGAGGCGCCGCAGCCCGGCACGGGCGAGGTGGCGATCGCGGTCGCGGCCTGCGGCGTGAACTTCGCCGACACGCTGATGGTGCATGGCAAGTACCAGGAAAAGCCGGAGCTTCCCTTCGCGCCGGGCATGGAGATCTGCGGCACGATCGAGGCGGTCGGCGAGGGTGTGAAGCATCTCAAGAAGGGGATGCGCGTCGCCGCCCTCTGCGGCAACGGCGGCTTCGCCGAGGTGGCGGTGGCGCCCGCGGCCTCCTGCGTGCCGGTGCCGGACAACATGCCCGATGCGCATGTCGCGGCCTTCCTGATCGCCTACGGCACCAGCCATGTGGGCCTGAACTACCGGGCGCGGCTCAAGGAAGGCGAGAACCTTCTGGTGCTGGGCGCGGCCGGTGGCGTGGGCCTGACGGCGGTCGAAATCGGCAAGCTGATGGGCGCGAACGTGATCGCCTGCGCGCGCGGTGCGGCGAAGCTGGAGGCAGCTAAGGAGGCAGGCGCCGACCACCTGCTCGACAGCGAGAGCGCGGATATCCGCGAGGCGGTGAAGGCGCTCGGCGGCGCGGACGTGGTCTACGATCCGGTCGGCGGGGCGCAGTTCGAGGCCGCGCTGCGCGCCTGCAATCCGGAGGCGCGCCTGCTACCGCTGGGCTTTGCCTCCGGCGACATCCCTCAGATCCCGGCGAACATCCTGCTGGTGAAGAACCTGACGGTGCACGGCTTCTACTGGGGCGCGTATTCCCGCTTCAAGCCGCAGGTGCTGGTCGAGAGCTTCCAGCAGCTCTTCACCTGGTATCTGGAGGGCAAGCTGAAGCCCCATGTGAGCCACGAGGTGCCGCTGGAGCGCGCGACCGAGGCGCTGGAGCTTCTGACCACACGCAAGGCCACCGGCAAGGTCGTGGTCACGATCTGA
- the efp gene encoding elongation factor P: protein MAKINGNEIRPGNVLEHNGGLWAAVKVSHVKPGKGGAFAQVELKNLRNGSKLNERFRSADKVERVRLEQKDQQFLYETDGMLVFMDQETFEQIELPSDILGDRRPFLQDGMTVQIEYYESEALNATLPEKVICTIEDTEPVVKGQTAANSFKPATLDNGVRVMVPPFVGTGEQIVVSTETMDYVERA from the coding sequence ATGGCCAAGATCAACGGCAACGAAATCCGCCCCGGCAACGTGCTGGAGCACAATGGCGGCCTTTGGGCCGCGGTGAAGGTGAGCCACGTCAAGCCCGGCAAGGGCGGCGCCTTCGCCCAGGTCGAGCTGAAGAACCTGCGCAACGGCTCCAAGCTCAACGAGCGCTTCCGCTCGGCGGACAAGGTCGAGCGGGTGCGGCTGGAGCAGAAGGACCAGCAGTTCCTCTACGAGACCGACGGGATGCTCGTCTTCATGGATCAGGAGACCTTCGAGCAGATCGAACTGCCCTCGGACATCCTCGGCGACCGCCGCCCATTCCTGCAGGACGGCATGACCGTGCAGATCGAGTACTACGAGAGCGAGGCGCTGAACGCGACCCTGCCCGAGAAGGTGATCTGCACCATCGAGGACACGGAGCCGGTAGTGAAGGGGCAGACGGCCGCGAACTCGTTCAAGCCCGCGACATTGGATAATGGCGTCCGCGTCATGGTCCCGCCCTTCGTGGGCACCGGCGAGCAGATCGTCGTCTCCACCGAGACCATGGACTACGTGGAGCGCGCCTGA
- a CDS encoding type VI secretion system-associated protein TagO, with the protein MRAALILALLPLGAVAQDLEGAIAACAGIESRLDRLDCYDRLPGAFGISAGRSDWVVEQGTDPLNGMPLVTVTLTAREGRAAFGAPIRFVARCRNDTTEVFVQWNSFLGAVQATQPVTLRIGDGAPEEAEWVLSDDREATFTPDWGGTLLRRLAEGPQLVIETVPYDGEPLRAVFDTSGLAAAVQPLTEACNWAL; encoded by the coding sequence ATGCGCGCCGCCCTGATCCTCGCCCTGCTGCCGCTCGGTGCGGTGGCGCAGGACCTGGAAGGGGCCATCGCGGCCTGCGCGGGGATCGAGAGCCGGCTGGACCGGCTCGACTGCTACGATCGGTTGCCGGGGGCCTTCGGCATATCGGCGGGGCGGTCGGATTGGGTCGTCGAGCAGGGAACCGATCCGCTGAACGGCATGCCGCTGGTCACGGTGACGCTGACGGCGCGCGAGGGGCGCGCGGCCTTCGGCGCGCCGATCCGGTTCGTCGCCCGCTGCCGCAACGACACGACCGAGGTCTTCGTGCAGTGGAACAGCTTTCTGGGGGCCGTGCAGGCGACCCAGCCCGTGACCCTGCGCATCGGCGACGGCGCGCCGGAGGAGGCGGAGTGGGTGCTGTCCGACGACCGCGAGGCGACGTTCACGCCGGACTGGGGCGGCACGCTGCTGCGGCGCCTCGCCGAGGGGCCGCAACTGGTGATCGAGACAGTGCCTTATGACGGTGAGCCGCTGCGCGCCGTGTTCGACACGAGTGGGCTGGCCGCGGCCGTGCAGCCGTTGACCGAGGCGTGCAACTGGGCGCTTTGA
- a CDS encoding LysR family transcriptional regulator: MPRNLDMTALRSFVTVAECGGVTRAAGQLHLTQSAVSMQIKRLEEALGQPLLDRTGRGVTLTAQGEQLLGYGRRILRLNDEVWSRMTDHAYEGEIVFGVPHDIVYPYVPQILQRFAVDYPRVKVQLISSYTRGLKAQMERGEVDLILTTEEKVDAGGETLASHTLDWVGAPGGQAWKQRPLKLAFEYACIFRAGVQAALDKADIPWEMVVESDSTRTIEASVSADLAVHAVVSGSTPPYMETIRHGGALPQLPAININMYVAPGANADLAGRLARAVRGAYSKPQAVAAE, translated from the coding sequence ATGCCCCGCAATCTCGACATGACCGCCCTCCGGTCCTTCGTCACCGTCGCCGAATGCGGCGGGGTGACGCGTGCGGCCGGGCAACTGCATCTCACGCAGTCCGCCGTTTCCATGCAGATCAAACGGTTGGAGGAGGCGCTGGGTCAGCCGCTCCTCGACCGGACCGGGCGCGGTGTGACGCTCACCGCGCAGGGCGAGCAGCTTCTGGGCTACGGCCGGCGCATTCTGCGGCTCAATGACGAGGTGTGGAGCCGGATGACCGACCACGCCTATGAGGGCGAGATCGTCTTCGGCGTGCCGCACGACATCGTCTATCCCTACGTGCCGCAGATCCTGCAGCGCTTCGCCGTGGACTATCCGCGGGTGAAGGTGCAGCTCATCTCCTCCTACACGCGCGGGCTGAAGGCGCAGATGGAGCGGGGCGAGGTCGACCTGATCCTCACGACGGAGGAGAAGGTGGATGCGGGCGGTGAGACGCTGGCCTCCCACACGCTCGACTGGGTCGGTGCGCCGGGTGGGCAGGCGTGGAAGCAGCGGCCGCTGAAGCTCGCCTTCGAATATGCCTGCATCTTCCGCGCCGGCGTGCAGGCCGCGCTCGACAAGGCCGACATCCCCTGGGAGATGGTGGTGGAGAGCGACTCGACCCGGACCATCGAGGCGAGCGTCTCCGCCGATCTGGCCGTGCACGCCGTCGTGTCCGGTTCGACCCCGCCCTACATGGAGACGATCCGGCATGGCGGCGCGCTGCCGCAGCTGCCGGCGATCAACATCAACATGTACGTGGCGCCGGGCGCGAACGCGGATCTCGCAGGCCGTCTCGCACGGGCGGTGCGCGGCGCCTATTCGAAGCCGCAAGCGGTGGCGGCGGAGTAG
- a CDS encoding calcium-binding protein: protein MSIDFNGTSGDDTLIGTAAREFIRGFAGNDLISGDLGLDTLDGGNGTDTVSFEYTSADVDIDLVAELATFFNGNTEEIRNFENVIGSGGDNLITGDSGANDLQGGAGDDTISGGLGRDTMDGGDGIDTIDFSYTSADVDIDLAAGLATFFNGVTEVITNFENAIGTSGDNEITGTDGDNILDGNGGDDTLNGGAGNDTLIGSEDGFTEYNGGFGIDTIDFSASTSDLIVDLELDEIFRLEADGRMTSIGDPVGNFNVLTGAGDDLILSRDDTFIDAGAGNDFINGEFGGSDTMLGGSGDDILSNRLGTGNDFMFGGSGNDEFRIAGEANFAFGEEGNDTLRGEDDFFIGVDALDGGDGDDVLFGGGGNDLLTGGEGSDTFEFNDASHRDTVTDFTAGEDVLVFDVDNPADFEIVQFDGSTIITNETAVPFADEVSVTLLGFTGTLTADDLSFV, encoded by the coding sequence ATGTCTATCGATTTCAACGGGACTTCGGGCGACGATACCCTCATCGGCACGGCGGCGCGTGAATTCATCCGTGGTTTTGCCGGAAACGACCTCATTTCAGGCGATCTCGGGTTGGATACACTCGACGGCGGAAACGGGACTGACACGGTCAGCTTCGAATACACGTCCGCCGACGTCGACATCGATCTCGTGGCGGAACTCGCCACGTTCTTCAACGGCAATACCGAGGAGATCCGCAATTTCGAGAACGTCATCGGATCGGGCGGAGACAACCTGATCACCGGAGACAGCGGGGCGAACGACCTGCAAGGCGGGGCCGGAGACGACACGATCAGCGGTGGTCTCGGCCGCGATACCATGGATGGCGGCGACGGCATCGATACGATCGACTTCAGCTACACAAGCGCCGACGTCGACATCGATCTCGCGGCGGGTCTCGCCACGTTCTTCAATGGCGTGACGGAGGTCATCACCAACTTCGAGAACGCCATAGGCACGTCCGGCGACAATGAGATCACGGGGACGGACGGCGACAACATCCTCGACGGCAACGGCGGCGACGACACGCTGAACGGCGGGGCCGGGAACGATACGCTGATCGGAAGCGAGGACGGGTTCACGGAGTACAACGGTGGCTTCGGGATCGATACGATCGACTTCAGCGCCTCCACGTCAGACCTCATCGTCGATCTCGAGCTTGATGAGATTTTCCGATTGGAAGCCGACGGTCGGATGACGTCGATTGGCGACCCGGTTGGTAACTTCAACGTACTCACCGGAGCTGGTGACGATCTCATTCTGTCTCGCGACGACACCTTCATAGATGCGGGAGCGGGCAACGACTTCATCAACGGGGAGTTCGGCGGCAGCGACACCATGTTGGGCGGAAGCGGGGACGACATTCTCAGCAACCGCTTGGGAACCGGCAACGACTTCATGTTCGGTGGCTCGGGCAATGACGAGTTTCGCATCGCCGGTGAAGCTAACTTCGCCTTCGGCGAGGAGGGCAATGACACACTTCGTGGCGAGGACGACTTCTTCATCGGCGTCGACGCGTTGGATGGCGGAGATGGTGACGACGTGCTCTTCGGCGGTGGAGGCAACGACCTGCTGACCGGCGGAGAGGGCAGCGACACCTTCGAGTTCAACGACGCCAGTCATCGAGACACCGTCACTGATTTCACTGCTGGCGAGGATGTGCTCGTGTTCGACGTGGACAATCCGGCCGATTTCGAAATCGTTCAGTTCGACGGGTCCACGATCATAACGAACGAGACTGCGGTGCCGTTCGCCGACGAAGTCTCCGTCACCCTCCTAGGCTTCACCGGTACGCTGACCGCGGACGATCTCAGTTTCGTCTGA
- a CDS encoding YgfZ/GcvT domain-containing protein, protein MSHALANRRILRLTGADVRDFLQNLVTNDLGGLKDGLVYAALLTPQGKYLADFFLLEWDGAILLDVDGELAPGLMQRLKLYKLRADVTIEETDLTVAALAEAAEGALPDPRAPGMGWRLYGGTDGLDRAEYDRRRVAELVPDTGIELVPNETYILEAGFERLSGVDFRKGCYVGQEVTARMKHKTELKKGLARVSVTGDAPPPGTAIEANGKAAGTLYTVADGQGLAHLRFDRAGGEMTAGGATVKRI, encoded by the coding sequence ATGTCCCATGCCCTCGCCAACCGCCGCATCCTGCGCCTGACCGGAGCGGATGTGCGCGACTTCCTGCAGAACCTCGTGACGAACGATCTGGGCGGCCTGAAGGACGGTCTGGTCTATGCAGCGCTCCTGACGCCGCAGGGCAAGTACCTCGCCGATTTCTTCCTGCTGGAGTGGGACGGCGCGATCCTGCTCGACGTGGACGGGGAACTCGCGCCCGGGCTGATGCAGCGCCTCAAGCTCTACAAGCTGCGCGCGGACGTCACGATCGAGGAGACGGATCTGACCGTCGCGGCATTGGCCGAGGCGGCGGAGGGCGCGCTGCCCGACCCGCGCGCGCCCGGCATGGGCTGGCGGCTCTATGGCGGGACCGATGGCCTCGACCGGGCCGAGTACGACCGCCGCCGCGTCGCCGAACTCGTGCCGGACACCGGGATCGAGTTGGTACCCAACGAAACCTACATCCTCGAGGCGGGGTTCGAGCGTCTCTCCGGCGTCGATTTCCGCAAGGGCTGCTATGTCGGGCAGGAGGTCACCGCCCGCATGAAGCACAAGACGGAGCTGAAAAAGGGCCTTGCCCGAGTCTCCGTCACCGGCGATGCCCCGCCGCCGGGCACCGCCATCGAGGCGAACGGCAAGGCCGCCGGGACGCTCTACACGGTCGCGGACGGACAGGGCCTCGCCCATCTTCGCTTCGACCGCGCGGGTGGGGAGATGACGGCGGGCGGCGCGACGGTAAAGCGGATCTGA
- a CDS encoding TetR/AcrR family transcriptional regulator has protein sequence MSDRIPNDVRTSRMRAALMDAARNLFLEQGFAKTSTPQIVKAAGVTRGALYHHFADKTALFLGVLEREAENVALRIDGAIRPDTTPLDALRDGAGAYISAMSVRGRTRLMLIEAPAVLGAEPAARIDEDHARAALREGLEAARKAGQIGDLPLDALTAVLSAAFDGAALAVADGVPQKDATTAIVAVIDGLRS, from the coding sequence ATGAGCGATCGCATTCCCAACGACGTCCGGACCAGCCGCATGCGCGCCGCGCTGATGGATGCCGCCCGAAACCTCTTTCTGGAGCAGGGGTTTGCGAAGACCTCGACCCCTCAGATCGTGAAGGCAGCGGGCGTGACGCGCGGCGCGCTCTACCACCACTTCGCTGACAAGACGGCGCTCTTCCTCGGCGTGCTGGAGCGGGAGGCGGAGAACGTAGCGCTTCGGATCGACGGTGCGATTCGGCCCGACACCACCCCGCTCGACGCCCTGCGCGACGGTGCGGGCGCCTATATTTCTGCGATGTCGGTGCGGGGTCGCACCCGCCTGATGCTCATCGAGGCCCCGGCCGTGCTGGGCGCCGAGCCCGCGGCCCGCATCGACGAGGATCACGCCCGCGCCGCCCTGCGCGAGGGCCTCGAGGCGGCCCGGAAGGCCGGTCAGATCGGAGATCTTCCGCTCGACGCCCTCACGGCCGTGCTCAGTGCCGCTTTCGATGGCGCCGCGCTCGCGGTTGCGGACGGCGTCCCTCAGAAGGACGCCACCACGGCAATCGTCGCGGTGATCGACGGCCTCAGATCGTGA
- a CDS encoding ABC transporter ATP-binding protein, with the protein MSDPVLTLHDAQLSLDGNAGRVDILHGISMEVARGETVGLTGPSGSGKSSLLMLLGGLERATGGEVRALGHDLTAMGEDALARFRRDHMGVVFQSFHLIPTMTALENVATPLELAGRSDAFDRAAEELEAVGLGHRMDHYPSQMSGGEQQRVALARAAAPRPEILLADEPTGNLDGPTGQQIMDVLFGLRDRHGATLVLVTHAPELAARCDRQIRLRDGRLDMLAEAAE; encoded by the coding sequence ATGAGCGATCCGGTCCTCACCCTCCACGACGCGCAGCTGTCGCTCGACGGCAATGCCGGGCGGGTGGACATCCTGCACGGCATCTCGATGGAGGTCGCGCGCGGCGAAACGGTGGGGCTCACGGGGCCGAGCGGATCAGGCAAGTCGTCTCTCCTCATGCTCTTGGGCGGGCTGGAGCGCGCCACCGGCGGCGAGGTCCGGGCTCTGGGCCACGACCTCACGGCGATGGGCGAGGACGCACTGGCCCGCTTTCGTCGCGATCATATGGGGGTCGTCTTCCAGTCCTTCCACCTGATCCCCACCATGACCGCGCTGGAGAATGTGGCAACCCCGCTCGAGCTTGCCGGACGCAGCGACGCCTTCGACCGTGCGGCGGAGGAGTTGGAGGCCGTGGGTCTCGGCCACCGGATGGACCACTACCCCTCCCAGATGTCGGGCGGTGAGCAGCAACGGGTGGCGCTGGCCCGTGCGGCCGCGCCGCGGCCCGAAATCCTGCTGGCGGACGAGCCCACCGGCAATCTCGACGGGCCGACCGGGCAGCAGATCATGGACGTGCTTTTCGGCCTGCGCGACCGGCATGGTGCCACGCTGGTCCTCGTGACCCACGCGCCGGAGCTCGCCGCCCGCTGCGACCGTCAGATCCGCCTGCGCGACGGACGCCTCGACATGCTGGCGGAGGCGGCGGAATGA
- a CDS encoding VOC family protein, which produces MKTTSAYTVLQTRDVAGTAAFYRDHFGFRPTFEADWYVHLQSERMPTLSLALLEAGHGTIPEPARGRVADGILLNFEVPDVDAEYDRLQGAAPVLLPLRSEAFGQRHFILQGPDGVLIDVITPIPPSAEFAAGYSEEALPQ; this is translated from the coding sequence ATGAAGACCACCTCCGCCTATACCGTGCTCCAGACCCGCGACGTGGCGGGCACGGCCGCCTTCTACCGCGATCATTTCGGCTTCCGCCCGACTTTCGAGGCCGATTGGTACGTCCACTTGCAATCGGAGCGTATGCCCACGCTGAGTCTCGCGCTTCTGGAGGCCGGGCACGGCACGATCCCGGAGCCCGCGCGCGGGCGGGTTGCGGATGGGATCCTGCTGAACTTCGAAGTGCCGGACGTGGATGCGGAGTATGACCGGCTGCAAGGGGCAGCACCCGTCCTGCTGCCGCTGCGCAGCGAGGCGTTCGGGCAGCGCCACTTTATCCTGCAAGGGCCAGACGGCGTGCTGATCGACGTGATCACGCCCATTCCGCCGAGCGCCGAGTTCGCTGCCGGTTACTCGGAAGAAGCGTTGCCGCAGTGA
- a CDS encoding arylesterase, with product MTVGSVTAQEAEGITVAALGDSLTQGYGLPPEDGFVPQLEAWLQGQGAAVEVLNAGVSGDTTAGGLSRIGWTLTPDVDAVIVALGGNDLLRGIDPAASRANLDGILSTATEQGLPVLLVGMEAPGNYGPDYKQAFDAMYPELAEQYDTLYADSFFEGFDLEETDISAAQAYMQADGIHPNAEGVALIVQALGPQVLDLVERVE from the coding sequence GTGACCGTCGGTTCCGTTACGGCGCAGGAGGCCGAGGGGATCACCGTCGCGGCCCTCGGCGACAGCCTCACGCAAGGATACGGCCTGCCGCCAGAGGACGGTTTCGTGCCGCAACTGGAGGCCTGGCTGCAGGGGCAGGGCGCCGCCGTCGAGGTGCTGAACGCCGGGGTGTCCGGCGACACGACGGCCGGCGGGCTCAGCCGGATCGGCTGGACGCTGACGCCGGACGTGGACGCGGTGATCGTGGCGCTGGGCGGCAACGACCTGTTGCGCGGGATCGATCCTGCGGCCTCCCGCGCCAATCTCGACGGCATCCTGTCGACCGCGACGGAGCAGGGGCTGCCCGTGCTCCTTGTCGGGATGGAGGCGCCGGGGAATTACGGTCCGGACTACAAGCAGGCCTTCGATGCGATGTATCCGGAGCTCGCCGAGCAGTACGACACGCTCTACGCTGACAGCTTCTTCGAGGGGTTCGATCTGGAGGAGACGGATATTTCCGCGGCACAAGCCTACATGCAGGCCGACGGCATCCATCCGAACGCGGAGGGTGTGGCTCTGATCGTTCAGGCGCTGGGGCCGCAGGTCCTCGACCTGGTCGAACGGGTGGAGTGA
- a CDS encoding DUF2332 domain-containing protein gives MRASFASQAVACERLGSPLTAQICRVAPAALEVGGPLAAAILGWKGDPVADALALRLCGALHALSWEDADLAAVYPPAKVDDARMEAVLRDVFQRRSVWLFPWLNSAPQTNEVNRSAVLIGGLLHVAARDPRPIELLELGASGGLNQVPDLYRYRLGGSLRWGEPSAPVALDSQWRGAVPPMEAPLKVVAREGCDIAPIDVTDAAARRRMEAYIWPDQTARLVRIRAALEFAAHNPPKIAQMGAADFLADRLSRPLAEDRQRVVIHSIMWQYMPAEEQARAEEAIRAAGTTGNLSWLRLEPDEVRGSAAVQLTTFPEGETQELGRGDFHGAWAEWHETPKLV, from the coding sequence GTGCGCGCCTCCTTCGCCAGCCAGGCCGTGGCCTGCGAGCGGCTGGGCAGCCCGCTGACGGCGCAGATCTGCCGGGTGGCACCCGCGGCGCTGGAGGTCGGCGGCCCGCTCGCCGCCGCGATCCTTGGCTGGAAGGGGGATCCGGTGGCCGATGCGCTGGCGCTGCGGCTCTGCGGCGCGCTCCACGCCCTGTCGTGGGAGGATGCGGACCTCGCCGCCGTCTATCCGCCTGCGAAGGTCGACGACGCGCGGATGGAGGCGGTGCTGCGCGACGTGTTCCAGCGCCGCTCCGTCTGGCTCTTCCCCTGGCTCAACTCCGCGCCCCAGACCAACGAGGTCAACCGCTCCGCCGTTCTGATCGGTGGGTTGCTGCATGTCGCGGCGCGCGACCCGCGACCCATCGAGCTGCTGGAGCTGGGGGCGAGCGGCGGACTCAACCAGGTGCCCGACCTCTACCGCTATCGCCTCGGCGGCAGCTTGCGTTGGGGGGAGCCGTCGGCGCCGGTGGCGCTAGACAGCCAGTGGCGCGGTGCGGTCCCGCCGATGGAGGCGCCGCTGAAGGTCGTCGCGCGGGAGGGCTGCGACATCGCGCCCATCGATGTGACCGATGCGGCGGCGCGGCGGCGGATGGAGGCCTATATCTGGCCCGACCAGACGGCCCGCCTAGTCCGCATCCGCGCCGCCCTCGAATTCGCGGCGCACAACCCGCCGAAGATCGCGCAGATGGGGGCCGCAGATTTCCTCGCCGACCGCCTCTCCCGCCCGCTGGCGGAGGATCGCCAGCGCGTCGTGATCCACTCGATCATGTGGCAATACATGCCCGCCGAGGAACAGGCCCGCGCCGAGGAGGCGATCCGGGCCGCTGGCACCACGGGCAACCTGAGCTGGCTGCGGCTTGAGCCCGACGAGGTCCGCGGGTCCGCCGCCGTCCAACTCACCACCTTCCCGGAGGGCGAGACGCAGGAGCTCGGCCGCGGCGACTTCCACGGCGCCTGGGCCGAGTGGCACGAAACGCCGAAGCTGGTGTAG
- a CDS encoding inositol monophosphatase family protein encodes MSVASANVNVMIKAARKAARGLVRDFGEVENLQVSMKGAGDFVSRADIKAEEVIRTELMEARPNYGWVGEESEEVKGSDPTRRWIVDPLDGTTNFLHGLPHWAISIALEHKKEIVAGVVYDPAKDEMFVAEKGGGAWLNDRRIRVSGRRDMIEMLFATGVPFGNMGDLPGTLQDLSRLMPRCAGVRRWGSAALDLAYVAAGRYDGYWERSLNAWDIAAGIILVKEAGGLVGPIEPDQSVIESGSIIASNEPVFDRFTSIIRND; translated from the coding sequence ATGTCCGTCGCATCCGCCAACGTAAACGTCATGATCAAGGCGGCGCGCAAAGCCGCGCGCGGCCTCGTGCGCGACTTCGGCGAGGTGGAGAACCTGCAGGTCTCGATGAAGGGCGCGGGCGATTTCGTGAGCCGCGCCGACATCAAGGCGGAGGAGGTCATCCGCACAGAACTGATGGAGGCGCGCCCCAACTACGGCTGGGTCGGCGAGGAATCGGAGGAGGTGAAGGGCTCCGACCCCACCCGCCGCTGGATCGTCGATCCGCTGGATGGGACCACCAACTTCCTCCACGGCCTACCGCACTGGGCGATCTCCATCGCGCTGGAACACAAGAAGGAGATCGTGGCGGGCGTCGTCTACGACCCGGCGAAGGACGAGATGTTCGTGGCCGAGAAGGGCGGCGGCGCCTGGCTCAACGACCGGCGCATCCGGGTGAGCGGGCGGCGCGACATGATCGAGATGCTGTTCGCGACCGGCGTGCCCTTCGGCAACATGGGTGACCTGCCCGGGACATTGCAGGACCTCAGCCGCCTGATGCCGCGCTGCGCCGGCGTGCGGCGCTGGGGCTCGGCAGCACTCGACCTCGCCTATGTGGCGGCGGGCCGCTACGACGGCTACTGGGAGCGCTCGCTGAACGCATGGGACATCGCGGCGGGGATCATCCTGGTGAAGGAGGCGGGGGGCCTCGTCGGGCCGATCGAGCCGGATCAGAGCGTGATCGAGAGCGGTTCGATCATCGCGTCGAACGAGCCGGTCTTCGACCGCTTCACCTCCATCATCCGCAACGATTGA